Genomic DNA from Wolbachia endosymbiont of Aedes albopictus:
ATCCACCAAAATGGCTACAGACTATGGGGAAATAGAACATGTTCAAACGATGAAGGATGGGCTTTTTTGTCAGTAAGGCGTACTGCAGATCTAATCAATGATAGTCTACTGCGAGCTCATTTATGGGCAGTTGATCGAAACATTACCAAAACTTATATAGATGATGTGATTGAGGGGGTGAATTCTTATCTTGCGCATTTGAAAGCACAGGGGGCAATTACCAGTGGAAGATGTTATGAAACTCCAGAGCTCAACACCCCAGCAAACATTGCAAGCGGGAAAGTGTATTTTGACTTTGAATTTAATACATCTTATCCAGCCGAACACGTTACTTTTAGATCTCATTTAGCAAATACTTTAAAAGGCTTCTAAACAAAATTCAACAAATAAACGAGGAGAAAAATGCTGCCAAAAATCTTAAAGAATTTTAACGTATTCGTAGATGGTAGGGGTTATGCAGGAAAAATAGATGAAGTAACCTTGCCAAAACTTACCATAAAAACCGAAGAATACCGAGCTGGTGGTATGGATATTCCTATAAGCGTTGACATGGGAATGGAGAAGCTTGAAGCTGATTTTACTTTTTCTGAATATGATACAGAGCTATTTAGACTTTTTGGTTTAATAAATGGGAATTCAGTATCTCTGACGCTAAGAGGCGGATTACAAGGCAGTGGAAGTAATGATATTGAAGGAGTAATTATCAACCTTAGGGGCATATTCAGAGAATTTGATTTTGGTAGCTGGAAACCTGCTGAAAAAGCAACCCTAAAGTGTTCCTTAGCTGCGCATTATTATAAACTTACTATCGGTGCTAGAGAACTTATCGAAATCGATGCTGAGAATATGATTCGAAAGATAAATGGTGTTGATCAGATGGCTTTGTTACAAACGATTTTAGGAATCTGATATAGTTTACATATTTTTTTTATTGAAAAATTTAGAGAAATGTTGTATAATTATTGTGGTATATTTTGGTAAAACATATGGCAGATTCAAGAATTAGTATAACTTTTGATCCAAAAATTTCACATAATCTTATTAAGTTAGCTGAAATCACCAAAGAATCCGTTCAAGAACTAGCAAAAAGGTTAGTTGTAGAAGGAATCGAGTGTGAGATAGATGAAATTGCAGTTGCTGACATTGTTAAGGAATGTACTGCTCCAGGTGCAGAAACAATCGATTATGAGGACTTCAAACGGGGGTAGAGTATCTACAAAATTGAGCTTTCAAAGAGGTACATTAAAGACTTTCCAGCTTTACCGGAAGAAATAAAATTTAACATTGAAGAAGCTATAGAAAAGGAGCTTAAGATTAACCCCAACAAAGCTGGTAAACCGTTACGTGGTAAATTACTAGGGTTTAGAAGGTTAAGTTTCGATAAATATCGTCTTATCTATCATGTGAATACTTCAAAACGCAAAGTACTTATCATCACAATAGGACATAGAGATAACGTTTACAAGCAGACAGGATTGTTAAATCTACGATCAAAACTTTAAATATATTTTTTATTGAAAAAACTTAGAAAAAGGGTGTTGCCATTCCAATAAAACACAAAGCTATAGGACCATAATCACAATAAAGAAATTAGTTATGTAAAAGCCGATACAGACTTTTATTTAATTAATTTTTAAGGAGAAACATGAAAACAGTAAAACTTGATAACCCAATAACAGTGGAAGGAATTGAGGTTTCGGAATTAACTTTTAGACCAGTCAAAGTGAGGGATTGCCTTGCGATGGAACGTACTGGTGGTAGTGATTTTGAAAAAGAAGTTGGATTAATAGCAAACCTTGCATCTGTGACAAAAGAAACAATTTGGGAGTTATATTTTGCAGACTACATGAAAATACAGGAAGCGTTGAAGGATTTTTTTCCATCGGTTACACAAAGGACTTAAGGCTAAATGTACTAATGCTCAGCTCTGTCATAGGTGGCGGGATTGAGCAGGTACTTGAAATAGAAATAAACGAATTTATTTTGTGGGTAAAAGCAGCAGGAGAATTTAAATGTCAACATTATCAGTAAAAATAGGTGCCATACTAGATGGTAGCTTTAATAGCGCAATGGCAGGAAGTAGTGCTCAACTTTCTCGCCTTGGAGGTACAATAAGGCAACTTGATACATCGATGAAATCGGTATCAAAATTTAGAGAATTAAGTCGTAACACATTAGTTGCCAAGAGATCCTGGAAAGGCTTAGAAGTGCAAGTAACGTCCTTGGCTAAGCAAATGAAAACAACAGCAAAGCCAAGTAAAGATTTAAAGGCTCAGTTTGATAAGGCTAAGGAATCGGCAATAAAGGCCAAAACAGCGTACTTACAGAAGAGAGACACTTTACATGCGCTCAGTGAAGAATTTAAGAAAAGTGGAAAAAACATTCAATCTTTGATAAGAGATCAAGATAAACTAGGTGCTTCTGCAAACAGGCTGAGAAGTCAATATAGTAAGTTAAACTCCGCCATCAAAAAACGGGACATGTTTTTGGGAAAAAAAGCGTACTTTAAATCGCAAATGTTGGAAACGGCTGGACTTGCATTAACACTTGCAGCTCCGGTTAAAGTTGTAATTGATTTTGAAAATGCTATAGCTGATATTAAGGCAGTGATAAAACTTTCTGATGACAAGGAAGATAATGATAGAGAATTTATAGAACTTGGTAAAATGTTAAAAGGGCTATCCCGTACAATACCACTATCTGCTGCAGAGTTAGCACAAATAACTACAAGTGGTGCTCGACTTGGTATTAAAGAAAAAAAAGATCTTTTAGAATTTACAGAAATAGTATCAAAAATGGCAGTAAATTTTGGTATGAGTGTAGAACAAATAGGAAGTGATGTTAGTAGTTTTTATAACATTTATAAAATGAGCCTAAAAGATCTAAGAAACTTTGGAGACTTAGTAAATCACCTTGCAAGCAATACTTCTGTTGAACCAAAAGATTTAATGGCAGGAATAAATATAGCCAGTGGTGCGGCAAGACAATTTGGTTTGGAGATTGAGCAGATAGCTGGCTTAGTAAATGCTTTCGTTATGTTAGGAAAACAACCAAAGAAAGCGGCAGAAATGATAAATGGTGTGCTGGTAAAACTTCAAACGGCAGGGAAGCAAGGAGATGAATTTAGAGAAACACTAGAAGAAATTGGGATAGATATAGAAGAGCTTGAAGAGAGTATCAAGGAAAACCCTCACAAAGCACTACTGGATTTTTTTGAAATTTTAAAAAAAATAGATAAACATGATCGGGCTGATATTCTGTTAAAACTCTTTGGACAGGGAACCGAAGATGATATAGCACTACTACTTGAAAACTCAAAAGCATATGAAAAGGTGCTGGATTTATTATCTGATGAAGGGAAACGTGCAAATTCATTGCAGGAAGAATTTAATGGCCGTGTGAGTACAACAGCTAACCAATTGCGATTGCTGAAAAATTCAATAGCAGAAGTTGGTATGAATTTAGGTTCAGTGATGTTGCCTGTTTTAAAACCTATAGCTGAGAAGTTAAAATGGGCAAGTGAAAATATAGCTTCATTTGCAGAAGAATATCCCACTGTAACTAAAGTAATCATGGGTACTATAGCAGCGCTAATAAGTCTTAAAGTTCTATTAGTAGGTGGTGGTTATATACTTAGTCTTTTCATGGGAACAGTTTGGAGTTTAGCAGCAAAAGCAATAGCAACATTTTCTGTTCTATCGACATACGCTATTCCAGCAGTAATTACTGGACTGAGTGTTTTAAAAGTTACGACTCTGAGCTTAGCAATAAAAGCTTTTCCTCTGCTATCATTAGCTCTTTCTGCAGTAGTAGAAGGATTTAGGATCTTAACAGCAGCAATGATAAGTAATCCTATAGGAGCAGTTATTGCTGCAATTGCAACTGGTGCAACACTTATTATAACTAACTGGCAAAAGGTAAAGAACTTTTTCTCTAGCATCTGGGAATACATAAAATCGATAATAAAACCCATTGGAGAAATGTTTTCATGGATGGGAAATACTGTTGGTGGCATATTTGGAAAGGTTGCCGAAAATAGCCCACTGAAAGAATTTGAAAAAAGAAAAAGTATTGTTGCTGAAATACATACTCCCCTTAAAAGTAGCATTTCTAGTAATCTGTCAAATAATAGTGCGATTAAAGAAATGTCTGAGAGAAACAAGAGCTTTATTGAGGAGAAAAAATCTATAGAAGGTAATCAAGTTAATGAAATATTTGAAAAAAACAGATTTGAAAAGAAAGAGTCAAAAACACATAACCAGACATTTAATCAAACGTTTAATATAATTGTTAAAGCAGAGCCTAACCAAGACACTCGTAGCATTGCTGATGCAGTAATAGAAAGGTTTAGAGAACAAGCAAGAGGGGCTCTTTTTGACACAGTGGAGGAGATGTATTAAGTGTTACTTGGAAAATTTAAATTTGATCCAGTGAGCCTCAGGTACAGTAAAGAGCAGAGGTGGCATACAATTGAATGTATCGAGAAAACATCACTGCAGAATATCGGCTCAGGTATTGAGAATATTGATTTAACAGGAGTGATTTATC
This window encodes:
- a CDS encoding phage major tail tube protein, with product MLPKILKNFNVFVDGRGYAGKIDEVTLPKLTIKTEEYRAGGMDIPISVDMGMEKLEADFTFSEYDTELFRLFGLINGNSVSLTLRGGLQGSGSNDIEGVIINLRGIFREFDFGSWKPAEKATLKCSLAAHYYKLTIGARELIEIDAENMIRKINGVDQMALLQTILGI
- a CDS encoding type II toxin-antitoxin system RelE family toxin, translating into MKFNIEEAIEKELKINPNKAGKPLRGKLLGFRRLSFDKYRLIYHVNTSKRKVLIITIGHRDNVYKQTGLLNLRSKL
- a CDS encoding phage tail assembly protein, with the translated sequence MKTVKLDNPITVEGIEVSELTFRPVKVRDCLAMERTGGSDFEKEVGLIANLASVTKETIWELYFADYMKIQEALKDFFPSVTQRT
- a CDS encoding phage tail tape measure protein, which translates into the protein MSTLSVKIGAILDGSFNSAMAGSSAQLSRLGGTIRQLDTSMKSVSKFRELSRNTLVAKRSWKGLEVQVTSLAKQMKTTAKPSKDLKAQFDKAKESAIKAKTAYLQKRDTLHALSEEFKKSGKNIQSLIRDQDKLGASANRLRSQYSKLNSAIKKRDMFLGKKAYFKSQMLETAGLALTLAAPVKVVIDFENAIADIKAVIKLSDDKEDNDREFIELGKMLKGLSRTIPLSAAELAQITTSGARLGIKEKKDLLEFTEIVSKMAVNFGMSVEQIGSDVSSFYNIYKMSLKDLRNFGDLVNHLASNTSVEPKDLMAGINIASGAARQFGLEIEQIAGLVNAFVMLGKQPKKAAEMINGVLVKLQTAGKQGDEFRETLEEIGIDIEELEESIKENPHKALLDFFEILKKIDKHDRADILLKLFGQGTEDDIALLLENSKAYEKVLDLLSDEGKRANSLQEEFNGRVSTTANQLRLLKNSIAEVGMNLGSVMLPVLKPIAEKLKWASENIASFAEEYPTVTKVIMGTIAALISLKVLLVGGGYILSLFMGTVWSLAAKAIATFSVLSTYAIPAVITGLSVLKVTTLSLAIKAFPLLSLALSAVVEGFRILTAAMISNPIGAVIAAIATGATLIITNWQKVKNFFSSIWEYIKSIIKPIGEMFSWMGNTVGGIFGKVAENSPLKEFEKRKSIVAEIHTPLKSSISSNLSNNSAIKEMSERNKSFIEEKKSIEGNQVNEIFEKNRFEKKESKTHNQTFNQTFNIIVKAEPNQDTRSIADAVIERFREQARGALFDTVEEMY